Proteins encoded in a region of the Paenibacillus sp. W2I17 genome:
- a CDS encoding response regulator transcription factor, giving the protein MKKVWQVVIIDIHPTSMLGTKLILEEQQDLTVRGMTSTGTEGLDLVNIHQPDLILMDYRLPEGQADQYIAQMKNLSAHSHIIILTDEDNVKLFRHLMSLGASGMLSKQASPSQLIHLISGLREGHVSIPLSWLNSAEWAQPVESPTEARVIELTETETFIMERIVQGVTYDKIANEINVSRRSIDNYLRKIYVKLEVSSRAQAIERYALHARQVKTGS; this is encoded by the coding sequence ATGAAAAAAGTATGGCAGGTGGTCATCATAGATATCCACCCCACCAGCATGCTCGGTACAAAATTGATTTTGGAAGAGCAGCAAGATCTGACGGTACGTGGCATGACTTCGACCGGAACAGAAGGGCTCGATCTGGTGAATATTCACCAGCCTGATCTGATTCTGATGGATTATCGTCTTCCGGAGGGTCAGGCAGATCAATATATTGCCCAGATGAAGAATCTGTCAGCTCACAGTCACATCATTATTTTGACGGATGAAGACAATGTGAAGCTGTTTCGTCATCTGATGAGCCTTGGTGCAAGCGGTATGTTATCCAAACAGGCTTCCCCTAGCCAGCTGATTCATCTGATCTCTGGGTTACGTGAGGGCCATGTGTCCATTCCATTGTCGTGGTTAAACAGTGCGGAGTGGGCGCAACCTGTGGAGTCTCCGACAGAAGCACGTGTCATTGAATTAACAGAAACCGAAACTTTTATCATGGAAAGAATTGTTCAGGGTGTAACCTATGATAAAATAGCGAATGAGATCAACGTTAGCAGACGTTCCATTGATAATTACCTGCGTAAAATATACGTGAAGCTGGAAGTAAGCAGTAGAGCACAGGCCATTGAACGTTATGCCTTGCATGCAAGACAAGTGAAGACGGGATCCTGA
- a CDS encoding uroporphyrinogen-III C-methyltransferase, with protein MKPSAPSSDIHHTRSAKGKAGSSIKLFLVMWIVLIALGVVGTYYYSNHLQQQMINQLQAHNQQQIAALKTDYENQLTTISKEVEDLQGQVQSFNELLTFTKDNASDKTDNSNKLYTQLSEVKKQLETLQKKMDLLK; from the coding sequence ATGAAACCATCTGCCCCGTCCTCTGACATCCATCACACCCGGAGCGCCAAAGGCAAGGCTGGATCTTCAATCAAGCTGTTTCTGGTAATGTGGATTGTTCTCATTGCACTAGGAGTCGTTGGAACCTACTATTATAGTAACCATCTCCAGCAACAGATGATTAACCAGCTTCAAGCCCATAATCAGCAGCAGATTGCAGCGCTAAAAACCGACTACGAAAATCAGCTAACAACGATATCAAAGGAAGTGGAAGACCTGCAGGGACAGGTTCAATCCTTCAATGAATTGCTGACTTTCACCAAGGATAATGCAAGTGACAAAACGGATAACAGCAACAAACTGTATACCCAGCTGAGCGAAGTCAAAAAACAACTGGAGACACTCCAGAAAAAGATGGACCTGCTCAAATGA
- a CDS encoding phosphodiester glycosidase family protein: MITPVKQVNRFFMLALAPFVGLILCLLLLRPPLEPGGLMPTELSEDTITPRTQAISQELAGAKDAAVQTSSSIKRTTQLYNKTTSTMSTLVQKASAQADRPETIYNKRISSKLGVPFERVDSDRLTIEMYRVNPGSYKGYAMKIKLKDPTAMQMALDSEPGRSETTMQAVKRNGAIAGINAGGFADSGGKRYPLSTTVMDGKYVNGFQASFKDLFFVGLNDTGKLVGGKFFDKNSLDRLQPQFGATFVPVLLQNGRKTAIPDKWKVSPKRAPRTVIGNYKDDQLLIIVVDGYNEGGSSGATLEELQGRLFKLGVIDAYNLDGGGSSSLILNNRVVNNPSDGSLRPVPTHFLFYK, from the coding sequence ATGATTACACCCGTCAAACAGGTTAATCGTTTTTTTATGCTTGCACTCGCTCCTTTTGTTGGATTGATATTATGCCTGCTGCTGCTTCGTCCTCCACTTGAACCCGGAGGTTTGATGCCTACCGAACTGTCAGAGGATACGATTACACCCCGGACCCAAGCAATTAGCCAAGAGCTTGCGGGGGCAAAAGATGCTGCTGTCCAGACTTCTTCTTCTATTAAAAGAACGACACAGCTCTATAATAAAACAACAAGTACGATGTCTACACTTGTGCAGAAGGCTTCCGCCCAAGCGGATCGTCCGGAAACGATCTACAACAAACGGATTTCATCCAAGCTTGGCGTTCCATTTGAACGGGTAGACAGTGATCGGCTAACGATTGAAATGTACAGAGTGAATCCTGGCAGCTATAAGGGCTATGCCATGAAGATCAAGCTAAAAGACCCTACGGCCATGCAGATGGCTCTAGACAGTGAACCTGGGCGTTCTGAGACGACCATGCAGGCTGTGAAGCGTAACGGTGCAATTGCCGGGATTAACGCAGGTGGATTTGCTGACAGTGGCGGCAAACGTTATCCACTTAGCACAACCGTCATGGACGGGAAGTACGTGAATGGTTTTCAGGCCAGTTTCAAAGATTTGTTTTTTGTAGGACTTAACGATACCGGCAAACTTGTCGGAGGCAAGTTCTTCGACAAAAACTCACTGGATCGCCTGCAACCACAATTTGGGGCTACGTTTGTACCCGTGCTGCTACAGAATGGACGTAAAACCGCAATTCCCGACAAATGGAAAGTATCACCCAAACGAGCACCACGTACAGTCATTGGCAATTATAAGGATGATCAGTTATTGATTATTGTGGTCGACGGATATAATGAGGGCGGAAGTTCCGGTGCTACCCTTGAAGAGTTGCAAGGGCGGTTGTTCAAGCTTGGGGTGATTGACGCCTATAATCTGGATGGCGGTGGATCATCCTCGCTTATTCTGAATAATCGGGTCGTGAATAACCCTTCAGATGGCAGCCTCAGACCGGTACCCACACACTTTTTATTTTACAAATAA